From Fulvivirga lutea:
AAAAAGAGCCTATTTGTTTGGGTTGGATAGTAGTTTTAATCAACCAGGCGTACCGTTCTTATTAGGTTCACAAAAATCTTCCATAAGATATAAGCTTGCTGAGGGAGGTTATATAACAACTAATCCAAACCTTACTGCGCCTTTTACTCAATCAAAATCTTTGGATATTAATGTGCGTGCAGATGTTAGTATTTCGCCTAGTATCAATATTCAATTAAATGCTAAGAAGCTCACGAGTGCATCATATGAAGAAATATATCGCAATACTCAGGAAGATCAGTCTCTCGAACCCGTATTTGAAAGTTTAAGTCCAAGTCGATCAGGTAGTTATGCAGTATCATTCTTAACTATAGGCACAGCATTTACGCGAGATAATTCCGATAACAGCTCCCCCGTTTTCGAAGAGTTTGAAAGAAACCGGCTTGAAATAATAGACCGGTTTGAACAAAAAACAGGTGTGCGGTATGATACCAATTCACAAGATGTTTTAATTCCGGCCTTTATTGCAGCATATACAGGTAAAGGTGCAGGGGATGTGAGTTTGAGTCCATTCCCCAAAAACCCAATACCTAACTGGAGAATTGATTATACAGGATTAAATAAGATACCTGCCATTCAGGAGAAATTTCAATCAATTACACTCAACCATTCATATCAATCGAACTACAATGTAGTCAATTATTCAAACTCGCTGGAGTATAATAATAATCTCGAATTGGGTAACGATGTAGAGAGTTACAATAAAAGCAGGTTTGCAGAAGTTCGAAATGGTGAACTCGTTCCCGTGTACGTAATCAGCCAGGTAATGATCAGCGAACAGTTTGCACCGCTAATAGGCGTAAATATTAGAACAAAAAGCAGGCTTACTGGAAAAGTAGAATATCGTACAAAACGTGACTTAGCTCTGAATATCAGCAACGCTCAAATCACCGAGCAAAAAAGTAACGATATAGTTCTTGAGTTGGGTTTTACAAAAGCAGGAATGAAAATGCCATGGAAAGCACAAGGTAGAGTTGTAACGCTGAAAAACGACCTTACTTTTAGATTCAACTTTACAATTCGAAACTCCAAAACTATACAGCGAAGAATTGATGAAAATGATATTCTTACTGATGGTAACTTAAATATTCAAATTAGGCCAAATATAAGCTATGTGCTCAATGAAAAACTAAATCTACAATTCTATTTCGAACGAAATATCACTGAGCCTAAAATATCAAATGCATTCCCAAGAGCCACTACAAGGGTTGGTTTTCAGGTTCGCTTTAGTTTGGCTCAATAAATTTCTACAAATAGAAAAAGAATGTATTTTTGAGAATAAAATAATAATTATGAATATACCAGCTACATTAAAGTACACTGAAGACCACGAATGGGTAAAAGTTGATGGAGATTATGCCTATGTTGGAGTAACTGATTTTGCCCAAGGCGAATTAGGAGACATTGTTTATGTTGAGATTGAGACAGAAGGCGAAGACCTTGGCAAAGGTGATGTGTTCGGTACCGTGGAAGCCGTTAAAACTGTTTCTGATTTA
This genomic window contains:
- the gcvH gene encoding glycine cleavage system protein GcvH gives rise to the protein MNIPATLKYTEDHEWVKVDGDYAYVGVTDFAQGELGDIVYVEIETEGEDLGKGDVFGTVEAVKTVSDLFMPVSGTVEEVNSDLENSPEIVNEDPYEKGWMVKIKMSDTSELDNLLDADAYKAVVGA